One Clavelina lepadiformis chromosome 1, kaClaLepa1.1, whole genome shotgun sequence genomic region harbors:
- the LOC143457118 gene encoding PDZ domain-containing protein 11-like, giving the protein MTDRQKWKNKKTVIPEQSSPPPYEPPPPWIPPKERWNDSNYNNNLITFLPRTVVLERSGDHRLGFNIRGGPAHEYGVYVSKVLTGSEAEKLGLKSGDKILQVNDVDYCDIAHEEAVEILQESDMLEMKVQYFPYGYSLQQNRIGMI; this is encoded by the exons ATGACGGATCGTCAAaagtggaaaaataaaaaaacggTAATTCCGGAACAGTCCAGTCCTCCGCCATACGAGCCTCCGCCTCCGTGGATTCCACCCAAGGAAAGGTGGAATGATTCAAATTACAACAACAATCTAATAACGTTTTTACCAAGAACAGTTGTACTTGAAAGATCGGGCGATCATCGCTTAGGTTTTAACATTCGAGGTGGACCAGCTCATGAATATGGTGTATACGTATCTAAG GTTCTCACAGGAAGTGAGGCAGAGAAACTTGGTCTGAAATCCGGTGATAAAATACTGCAAGTTAACGATGTTGATTACTGCGACATCGCTCATGAAGAG GCGGTCGAAATCCTTCAAGAGTCAGATATGCTGGAGATGAAAGTTCAATACTTTCCCTATG GTTATAGCTTGCAGCAAAATCGCATCGGAATGATTTGA
- the LOC143469108 gene encoding uncharacterized protein LOC143469108, translated as MENKSDSSRESTSSPEQSEEKLLSETELWTVTDNQQSSIKEDHECEEIDIEHGTCCGSRDPHSRRMKRIGLAQTIVASICISIAIPLTVEFHRASAGSGIWCPVFFFLMGGLNYTSASKQRPFVVMMWFGITCTYFALLMLAVEAIELKSLLVEKYMLLAVCLHSVLCVMSGVEVILTIAGIWFCRQASLDPKEEKTKTLEELPSSKKTAIVEVILGEDK; from the exons ATGGAAAACAAAAGTGATTCGTCGCGCGAAAGCACAAGCAGCCCTGAACAAAGCGAGGAAAAACTTTTGAGTGAAACTGAACTGTGGACAGTGACAGACAACCAACAATCAAGCATCAAAGAAGACCACGAATGTGAGGAGATCGACATTGAACATGGAACGTGCTGCGGATCACGTGACCCACACTCGAGACGTATGAAAAGAATCGGG TTGGCGCAGACAATCGTGGCCTCGATCTGCATATCCATCGCCATCCCCCTCACCGTGGAATTCCATCGCGCGTCTGCCGGAAGTGGAATATGGTGCCCAGTGTTT TTTTTTCTCATGGGAGGTCTCAATTACACTTCCGCATCGAAACAACGCCCCTTTGTG GTGATGATGTGGTTCGGTATAACTTGCACCTACTTCGCCCTGCTAATGCTGGCCGTGGAAGCCATTGAACTGAAAAGTCttcttgttgaaaaatacatgcTTTTG GCGGTCTGCCTTCACTCCGTGTTATGTGTAATGTCTGGAGTCGAAGTGATCCTCACAATAGCTGGAATTTGGTTTTGTCGTCAGGCGAGCTTGGACCCAAAAGAGGAAAAG ACTAAAACATTAGAAGAACTACCAAGTTCCAAGAAAACCGCGATCGTAGAAGTGATATTGGGTGAAGATAAATAG
- the LOC143457070 gene encoding uncharacterized protein LOC143457070, with the protein MRLLNLFFMMSYMTWNASTEGKLLKQRRSVDVVNRQTWPDYEYKDLDAEEGEEKEEFGMKVEGLLIDLKIKARQEMLYMFGLKVPENVGHTQGKNKPPKYMVDLYNAIADQNGLSKAPDLLDADTVRSIPNTDRLCPDRCQFDVGSLNKKEIVLDAELHVFLERPQKKRVSSFTYFIKIFQILKMRNKMSKTRKTLVAARRLPLHVHGWQIFPLLTTVESWRRKRLENLGVIIEITYENGDVIQRRGSSKERMPILVTFTNDSRSNIHISQKAKTLQLLHAAKMTEMAGKPSGHLNKIIRPKRSADNRDSKKSNSNNNRSREAVESRKEGERRKGEERRKEDNDDLAGDTKHKNKNKRGKHQTNPANMEETVPKTDNSDMLRDFYGSPSNYDDTNENSDQGVPYYWEYDYDYAADGDSRTTTGHLRRPSGSSFSTLSIASSATRLCTRYPLYVDFEEMGWTGWIIHPQGYNAYHCRGKCAFPLGQHLKPNNHATVQSIMHTLGLGGQPVDLPCCTPDKLYDINLLYFDQNEYVVLRRYKDMVAGSCACR; encoded by the exons atgagATTACTTAACTTATTCTTCATGATGTCATATATGACTTGGAATGCGAGCACAGAGGGCAAGTTACTTAAGCAGAGAAGGTCAGTTGACGTAGTCAATCGACAGACATGGCCGGATTACGAATACAAGGACCTAGATGCGGAAGAGGGCGAGGAGAAAGAAGAGTTTGGAATGAAGGTGGAAGGACTCTTGATTGATCTGAAGATCAAAGCTCGACAAGAGATGCTTTACATGTTTGGTTTGAAG GTTCCGGAAAATGTTGGCCATACGCAAGGCAAAAATAAACCGCCTAAGTACATGGTCGATCTTTATAACGCGATTGCGGATCAAAATGGACTCTCAAAAGCTCCAGATCTACTCGATGCTGACACCGTGCGGAGTATACCAAACACAG ATCGTTTGTGTCCGGATCGATGTCAGTTTGATGTTGGCTCTTTAAATAAGAAGGAGATTGTCCTCGACGCTGAACTCCACGTCTTCCTGGAGCGGCCTCAAAAGAAAAGAGTTTCTTCCTTcacttattttattaaaatattccAG attttaaaaatgcgaAACAAAATGAGCAAAACTCGGAAAACTTTAGTCGCCGCTAGACGTCTCCCTTTACACGTTCACGGATGGCAAATCTTTCCACTGTTGACCACA GTTGAATCATGGAGGAGAAAAAGATTAGAAAATCTCGGCGTCATAATAGAAATTACGTATGAAAACGGTGACGTCATACAGAGACGCGGAAGTTCGAAAGAAAGAATGCCGATCTTGGTAACATTCACAAATGACAGCAGAAGTAACATTCATATAAGCCAGAAAGCCA AGACCTTACAGCTTCTTCACGCTGCAAAGATGACAGAAATGGCAGGGAAGCCATCGGGGCATCTGAACAAAATCATCCGCCCAAAACGCTCGGCTGATAATCGGGATTCAAAGAAGTCGAATTCCAACAACAATCGATCAAGAGAAGCAGTAGAAAGTCGAAAGGAAGGCGAAAGAAGGAAAGGGGAAGAAAGAAGGAAAGAGGACAACGATGACTTGGCGGGAGACACAAAACACAAGAACAAAAACAAGCGCGGGAAACATCAAACAAATCCTGCCAACATGGAAGAAACTGTTCCCAAGACGGACAACTCTGATATGTTACGGGATTTCTATGGAAGCCCTTCTAATTATGACGACACCAATGAAAACAGCGATCAAGGAGTCCCGTATTACTGGGAGTACGACTACGATTACGCTGCTGACGGTGATTCGAGAACGACAACCGGTCATTTGCGTCGTCCAAGCGGGTCTTCATTTTCCACGCTCTCCATTGCATCTTCAGCAACTAGACTCTGCACCCGCTACCCCCTTTACGTTGACTTTGAAGAAATGGGCTGGACAGGCTGGATCATCCACCCCCAGGGCTACAACGCCTACCACTGCCGGGGAAAATGCGCTTTTCCGCTCGGTCAACACTTGAAGCCAAATAACCACGCAACAGTGCAGAGCATCATGCACACGCTTGGACTCGGGGGACAACCAGTCGATTTGCCGTGTTGTACCCCGGACAAACTGTATGACATCAACCTCTTATACTTTGATCAGAATGAATATGTCGTCCTCCGGCGTTACAAAGACATGGTGGCTGGGTCATGTGCTTGTAGATGA
- the LOC143457102 gene encoding uncharacterized protein LOC143457102 — MLRLTLLVLAGAVLCSGYPYHASCCVKWKFPSLTCEAVQGKLLAQIKAWTGHKNCKKGGEKCNYELKSNSSTDVTATHTTPKHGFVDFLHMKFIPFKKEIFFPEYYASPDQHITFVKALGAPSTGCKVHGCSRSEVWYAHLDFGTNYCNLHNLMTGSGLSNSTGFAEMTSDRICTQYSSANCDKY, encoded by the coding sequence ATGCTGCGTTTAACGCTTCTCGTGCTTGCTGGAGCCGTTTTATGCTCGGGTTATCCCTACCATGCATCGTGCTGTGTGAAATGGAAGTTTCCGTCACTGACGTGTGAGGCGGTACAGGGCAAACTGCTCGCTCAGATCAAAGCCTGGACTGGTCATAAAAATTGTAAGAAAGGCGGCGAAAAATGCAATTACGAGCTGAAGAGTAACTCATCGACCGACGTAACAGCGACTCACACAACACCCAAGCACGGATTCGTGGACTTCCTTCACATGAAGTTTATCCCGTTTAAGAAGGAGATTTTCTTCCCGGAATACTACGCATCGCCGGACCAACACATCACGTTTGTGAAAGCGCTCGGTGCCCCATCTACCGGTTGCAAAGTCCACGGTTGCTCGAGGTCCGAAGTGTGGTACGCACATCTTGATTTCGGCACCAACTACTGCAACCTCCACAACCTCATGACTGGATCCGGTTTATCCAACAGCACTGGGTTTGCCGAGATGACGAGCGACCGCATATGCACTCAATATTCCAGCGCCAATTGTGATAAATACTGA